A single region of the Marinobacter salinus genome encodes:
- a CDS encoding valine--pyruvate transaminase: MKLSAFGRKFTADAGITSLMDDLGNAMASGDDMIMMGGGNPGHIPEIQRRVQEILAEMSQSESDVRRLVGVYDPPQGEKQFIASLVDLLNREYGWGLRPENIALTNGSQAAFFMLFNMFGGDYGDGQSKHILLPLAPEYIGYADAGIEPGLFHAVQPEISFTDAHEFKYRVDFDAVEVTGETGAVCVSRPTNPTGNVVTDEELARLEALAREQDVPLIVDGAYGTPFPSLLFVDAKPTWNEQIILCLSLSKLGMPAARTGIVIAAEPIIKALSGINAIMNLATGSFGAMLAEPMVRSGEILSLSRDVVCPFYKAKMEKAVATFREAMGEDSCRWYIHKPEGAMFLWLWFPDLPITSLELYQRLKARGVLVVSGHYFFPGLPEDDWKHCHECLRVTYSQDDDRVAEGLRIIANEVKAVWAEAGRAD; encoded by the coding sequence ATGAAGCTCTCTGCGTTTGGTCGCAAGTTTACTGCCGATGCCGGCATCACCTCGTTGATGGATGATCTGGGTAATGCCATGGCATCCGGCGACGACATGATCATGATGGGTGGCGGTAATCCCGGCCACATTCCGGAAATACAGCGGCGGGTCCAGGAAATTCTGGCGGAGATGAGCCAGAGCGAAAGCGATGTGCGCCGCCTGGTTGGAGTCTATGACCCGCCCCAGGGTGAAAAACAGTTCATCGCGTCACTGGTTGACTTGCTGAACCGGGAGTATGGCTGGGGCCTGAGGCCAGAGAATATCGCCCTGACCAATGGCAGTCAGGCCGCTTTTTTCATGCTTTTCAATATGTTTGGTGGCGATTACGGAGACGGGCAGAGCAAACACATCCTGCTGCCCCTGGCGCCGGAGTATATCGGGTACGCCGATGCAGGCATTGAGCCTGGTTTGTTCCATGCGGTTCAGCCGGAAATCTCCTTCACCGATGCTCACGAATTCAAATACCGTGTAGACTTTGATGCCGTTGAGGTGACGGGCGAGACCGGTGCTGTGTGCGTATCCAGGCCGACCAACCCGACCGGCAATGTTGTTACGGACGAAGAGCTGGCCCGCCTTGAAGCGCTGGCGCGGGAGCAGGATGTTCCTCTGATTGTCGATGGTGCATACGGAACGCCATTCCCAAGCCTGTTGTTTGTGGACGCAAAGCCCACCTGGAATGAACAGATTATCTTGTGCCTGAGTCTGTCAAAACTGGGTATGCCGGCCGCCCGCACCGGCATCGTCATTGCGGCGGAGCCTATCATCAAGGCATTGTCGGGAATCAACGCCATCATGAACCTGGCCACGGGCAGTTTCGGTGCCATGTTGGCCGAGCCGATGGTTCGTTCTGGCGAGATCCTCTCCCTGAGTCGGGATGTGGTTTGTCCATTTTACAAAGCGAAAATGGAGAAGGCCGTAGCGACGTTCCGCGAGGCAATGGGTGAGGACAGTTGCCGCTGGTACATTCACAAGCCGGAAGGGGCGATGTTCCTCTGGTTATGGTTCCCGGATTTGCCAATTACCAGTCTGGAGCTGTACCAGCGTCTGAAGGCTCGAGGTGTGCTGGTGGTTTCCGGTCACTACTTCTTCCCCGGCCTCCCCGAGGATGACTGGAAACACTGCCACGAGTGCCTGAGGGTGACCTATTCCCAGGATGACGACAGGGTGGCGGAAGGTTTGCGGATTATCGCGAATGAAGTAAAAGCAGTATGGGCCGAAGCAGGACGGGCGGATTAA
- a CDS encoding YjaG family protein has translation MNANQFLKAVSQLQGWRECAFLLALAERSFPNYALFADAVGLKTGAKMRQMLDLGWDMLQKDVAESAIPQLLAKLEALSPDVNAYDAYGVYPAFDFCQLLEQALLNRLNPTKHRATDASQMATATVMDFVEMSEGEDLDEDELVRLLDQHPLMKEDKAFQRDIVLALKRQRTPTKQFVEKLLADAANDGVSNLGISLAE, from the coding sequence ATGAACGCCAACCAGTTTCTTAAAGCTGTTTCCCAGTTGCAGGGGTGGCGCGAATGCGCGTTCCTGCTTGCGCTCGCTGAGCGGTCGTTCCCGAACTATGCATTGTTCGCGGACGCTGTGGGTCTGAAAACCGGCGCCAAAATGCGGCAGATGCTGGATCTTGGCTGGGACATGCTGCAAAAAGACGTTGCTGAATCGGCTATTCCTCAGTTACTGGCCAAACTGGAAGCCCTGTCTCCGGATGTAAATGCCTACGATGCCTATGGGGTGTATCCGGCCTTTGATTTCTGCCAGCTGCTTGAGCAAGCACTGTTGAATCGTCTGAACCCCACAAAGCACCGGGCAACGGACGCTTCCCAGATGGCCACTGCCACTGTCATGGATTTTGTTGAGATGTCCGAAGGTGAGGATCTGGACGAAGATGAACTGGTGCGACTTCTGGACCAGCACCCGCTCATGAAAGAAGACAAGGCCTTTCAGCGCGATATCGTGCTGGCACTCAAGCGTCAGCGCACCCCGACAAAGCAGTTTGTGGAAAAGCTGCTGGCTGACGCCGCTAACGACGGTGTCAGCAATCTGGGAATCTCTCTGGCAGAATGA
- the dcd gene encoding dCTP deaminase — translation MSIKADKWIRRMSEQHGMIEPFESGQVRETEKGRVISYGTSSYGYDVRCSNEFKIFTNVHSATVDPKNFDENSFVNYTGDVCIIPPNSFALARTVEYFRIPRSVLTICLGKSTYARCGIIVNVTPLEPEWEGQVTLEFSNTTNLPAKIYANEGVAQMLFFESDEICETSYKDRGGKYFGQTGVTLPKT, via the coding sequence ATGAGCATCAAAGCCGACAAGTGGATTCGCCGGATGTCCGAACAACACGGCATGATAGAACCGTTCGAGAGCGGACAGGTTCGTGAAACCGAAAAAGGCCGCGTGATCTCTTACGGCACCTCCAGCTATGGCTACGACGTACGCTGCAGCAACGAATTCAAAATCTTCACCAACGTCCACTCTGCCACCGTGGACCCAAAGAACTTCGACGAAAACAGCTTCGTCAACTACACCGGCGATGTCTGTATCATCCCGCCGAATTCCTTTGCTCTGGCCCGCACCGTGGAATACTTCCGCATACCACGCAGCGTACTCACCATCTGCCTCGGCAAATCCACATACGCTCGTTGCGGCATCATCGTCAACGTCACCCCGCTTGAGCCCGAGTGGGAAGGTCAGGTAACCCTGGAGTTTTCCAATACCACCAACCTCCCGGCCAAAATCTACGCCAACGAAGGCGTGGCCCAGATGCTCTTCTTCGAATCCGACGAGATCTGCGAGACCAGCTACAAAGACCGGGGCGGCAAATATTTCGGCCAGACCGGCGTAACTCTGCCCAAGACATGA
- the apbC gene encoding iron-sulfur cluster carrier protein ApbC: MTQISEQALQTAVREYRDPYLQKDLYELGAVKSLIADDAGNVTLMVELPYPSKGIAGALKQLVSVALENVDGVEHADVHVGQKIHSYKVQKDLPSVPGVKNIIAVASGKGGVGKSTTAVNLALALQAEGARVGILDADIYGPSIGMMLGVPEGKRPETRENKYFVPMDAHGLQANSMAFVVTEKTPMVWRGPMVSGAVMQLLQQTLWNELDYLIIDMPPGTGDIQLTLAQKVPVTGAVIVTTPQDIALLDGKKGIEMFRKVDIPVLGVVENMSVHICSNCGHEEPLFGHGGGARIAEEYDTTLLGQLPLHMTIREQTDGGTPSVIAEPDSEVARRYRDIARRVGAELSTRERNLSGSISSVSVTEH; this comes from the coding sequence ATGACACAGATTTCAGAACAGGCCCTGCAAACCGCGGTTCGTGAATACCGTGATCCCTATCTTCAAAAGGATCTTTACGAGCTGGGTGCTGTGAAGTCACTGATCGCCGACGATGCTGGTAACGTGACCCTGATGGTCGAGTTGCCATACCCCTCCAAAGGCATTGCAGGTGCCCTGAAACAGCTGGTTTCCGTCGCGCTGGAGAACGTCGACGGCGTTGAGCATGCCGACGTGCACGTGGGCCAGAAGATCCACTCGTACAAAGTGCAGAAAGACTTGCCTTCCGTTCCGGGTGTTAAAAACATCATTGCGGTCGCATCCGGCAAAGGCGGTGTGGGCAAATCCACCACCGCCGTCAACCTGGCCCTGGCCCTGCAGGCCGAAGGCGCCCGCGTGGGCATTCTTGATGCCGATATCTATGGCCCCAGCATCGGAATGATGCTCGGCGTACCCGAAGGCAAGCGCCCCGAGACCCGCGAAAACAAATACTTCGTGCCCATGGATGCCCACGGCCTTCAGGCCAACTCCATGGCGTTTGTGGTCACTGAAAAAACACCCATGGTCTGGCGTGGCCCCATGGTCAGCGGCGCGGTCATGCAGCTGCTGCAACAGACCCTCTGGAACGAACTCGACTACCTCATCATCGACATGCCCCCTGGTACCGGCGACATACAGCTCACCCTGGCACAGAAAGTCCCGGTCACCGGCGCAGTGATCGTCACCACCCCCCAGGACATTGCCTTGCTGGATGGTAAAAAAGGCATTGAAATGTTCCGCAAAGTCGACATCCCGGTGCTGGGCGTTGTTGAAAACATGAGCGTGCACATCTGCAGCAACTGCGGCCACGAAGAGCCGCTCTTCGGGCACGGCGGCGGCGCGCGCATCGCCGAGGAATACGACACCACACTTCTCGGCCAACTGCCCCTGCACATGACCATCCGCGAACAGACCGACGGTGGCACACCCTCCGTTATTGCCGAACCGGACTCCGAAGTGGCCCGCCGGTATCGTGATATTGCCAGAAGGGTAGGGGCCGAATTGTCGACACGCGAGCGGAACCTCTCTGGTTCGATCTCAAGCGTTTCAGTGACCGAGCACTGA
- the metG gene encoding methionine--tRNA ligase, which produces MTQASSKQQRDILVTSALPYANGPIHLGHLLEYIQTDIWARYQRMRGQNCYYVCADDAHGTAIMLRAEREGITPEKLIDRIRDEHQQDFAGFHIRFDNYYTTHSEENRQFSEYIYRQLQENGHIATRKITQSFDPEKNMFLADRFIKGTCPKCKTEDQYGDNCEACGATYTPAELINPRSAVSGATPIEKESEHYFFKLPDFADFLAKWTRSGTLQPQVANKLAEWLDAGLQEWDISRDAPYFGFEIPDAPGKYFYVWLDAPIGYLASFKNLCNRENIDFEHFWKADSTAEVYHFIGKDIINFHALFWPSMLHDAGFRTPTAVWAHGFVTVNGKKMSKSRGTFIMARTYLDHLKPEYLRYYFAAKLTGSVDDMDLNLEDFAARVNSDLVGKVVNIASRSAGFITKRFDGQLGQVTEHTKIKEFIDAGNEIEEFYEAREFGRAMRRIMELADIANQYVNDEQPWVIAKQEGQEDNLQAICTNAINMFHLLMTYLAPVLPETAEASEAFLNARLDWNKRAQRLENHGINKFKPLMNRVDMAQIEKMLDASKEELPAATGKPAPAPNLEPVADEIEFDDFAKTDLRVAKIVKAEHVEGADKLLRLTLDIGHGERNVFAGIKSAYKPEDLEGRLTVMVANLKPRKMKFGMSEGMVLAAGPGGKEIFILSPDSGATPGMRIM; this is translated from the coding sequence ATGACGCAAGCGAGTTCAAAGCAACAGCGCGATATTCTGGTCACCAGCGCCCTGCCGTATGCCAACGGCCCAATTCACCTGGGCCATTTGCTGGAATACATTCAGACCGACATCTGGGCGCGTTATCAGAGAATGCGGGGCCAGAACTGCTACTACGTTTGCGCTGATGATGCCCATGGAACAGCCATTATGCTGCGTGCCGAGCGGGAAGGCATCACCCCGGAGAAACTGATTGATCGCATTCGCGACGAGCATCAGCAGGATTTTGCGGGCTTCCACATCCGCTTCGACAATTACTACACCACCCATTCCGAGGAAAACCGGCAGTTCTCCGAGTACATCTACCGGCAGCTGCAGGAAAACGGACACATTGCTACGCGCAAGATCACCCAATCCTTTGACCCGGAAAAAAACATGTTCCTGGCGGACCGCTTCATCAAGGGAACCTGCCCGAAGTGCAAGACGGAGGACCAGTACGGTGACAATTGCGAGGCTTGTGGAGCGACCTACACGCCAGCGGAGCTGATTAATCCACGCTCTGCGGTATCCGGCGCCACGCCAATTGAGAAAGAGTCCGAGCACTATTTCTTCAAGCTGCCTGATTTTGCCGATTTCCTGGCCAAATGGACCCGGAGCGGCACATTGCAGCCACAGGTGGCAAACAAGCTGGCCGAGTGGCTGGACGCTGGGTTGCAGGAATGGGATATCAGCCGCGATGCGCCCTACTTCGGCTTCGAGATTCCGGACGCGCCAGGTAAATACTTCTATGTCTGGCTGGATGCGCCTATCGGCTACCTCGCCAGCTTCAAAAACCTGTGTAACCGGGAAAACATCGATTTCGAGCACTTCTGGAAGGCCGATTCCACCGCTGAGGTGTACCACTTCATTGGCAAGGACATCATCAACTTCCATGCCCTGTTCTGGCCGTCCATGCTGCACGATGCCGGTTTCCGCACGCCAACGGCGGTCTGGGCACACGGCTTTGTGACCGTTAACGGCAAAAAGATGTCCAAGTCCCGCGGCACCTTCATCATGGCCCGCACGTACCTGGACCACCTGAAGCCGGAATACCTGCGTTACTACTTCGCAGCCAAACTGACCGGCAGCGTCGATGACATGGACCTGAACCTGGAAGATTTTGCGGCTCGGGTAAACTCCGATCTGGTAGGCAAGGTGGTCAATATTGCCAGTCGGAGCGCCGGCTTTATCACCAAGCGTTTTGACGGCCAGCTGGGACAGGTTACCGAACATACCAAAATCAAGGAGTTCATCGATGCCGGCAACGAAATCGAGGAGTTCTACGAAGCCCGGGAGTTTGGCCGCGCCATGCGCCGGATTATGGAGCTGGCAGATATCGCCAACCAGTATGTGAACGACGAGCAACCCTGGGTGATCGCCAAGCAGGAGGGCCAGGAGGACAATCTGCAGGCCATCTGCACCAACGCGATCAATATGTTTCACCTGCTAATGACCTACCTTGCACCGGTACTCCCGGAAACCGCTGAAGCATCAGAAGCATTCCTGAACGCCCGCCTGGACTGGAACAAGCGTGCTCAGCGTCTGGAGAACCACGGCATAAACAAATTCAAGCCGCTGATGAACCGGGTCGACATGGCGCAGATCGAGAAGATGCTGGACGCGTCAAAAGAAGAGCTGCCTGCTGCGACGGGCAAGCCCGCGCCCGCTCCCAATCTGGAACCGGTTGCGGATGAGATAGAATTCGACGATTTTGCGAAAACCGACCTCAGGGTCGCTAAAATTGTCAAAGCGGAACATGTTGAGGGGGCCGACAAGCTTCTTCGCCTGACACTTGATATAGGGCATGGCGAGCGGAACGTATTTGCTGGTATCAAGTCAGCCTATAAACCGGAAGATCTGGAAGGTCGCCTGACGGTGATGGTGGCCAATCTGAAACCCCGGAAAATGAAATTCGGTATGTCGGAAGGCATGGTTCTGGCAGCAGGTCCCGGCGGTAAAGAAATCTTTATCCTTTCGCCGGACTCCGGCGCCACACCCGGCATGCGGATCATGTAA
- the rsxA gene encoding electron transport complex subunit RsxA: MSEYLLILVSTILVNNFVLVQFLGLCPFMGVSGKLETAMGMSLATTFVLTLSSVCSYLAYTYLLAPLDLAFLKTITFILVIAVVVQFTEMVVHKTSPLLYRVLGIFLPLITTNCAVLGVALLNLNKNNNFVESVLYGFGAAAGFSLVLVLFAAMRERIAVADVPVSFRGAAIGMVTAGLMSLAFLGFTGLVSV, encoded by the coding sequence ATGTCAGAGTATCTACTCATCCTGGTCAGCACCATCCTGGTGAACAACTTTGTGTTGGTTCAGTTTCTGGGGCTGTGCCCGTTTATGGGGGTGTCCGGGAAGCTGGAAACCGCCATGGGCATGTCCCTGGCGACCACCTTTGTGCTGACGCTGTCGTCAGTCTGCAGCTACCTGGCCTATACCTATCTTCTGGCACCTCTGGACCTGGCATTCCTGAAGACGATCACGTTTATTCTGGTGATTGCCGTCGTGGTCCAGTTCACAGAAATGGTCGTTCACAAAACCAGCCCTTTGCTCTACCGCGTACTGGGCATATTTCTGCCGCTGATAACAACGAACTGCGCGGTGCTTGGCGTTGCACTTCTCAATCTTAATAAAAACAATAACTTCGTTGAATCTGTACTCTATGGTTTTGGCGCCGCCGCAGGCTTTTCACTGGTGCTGGTGCTGTTCGCCGCGATGCGCGAGCGTATCGCTGTGGCCGACGTTCCCGTTTCTTTCCGGGGTGCCGCCATTGGTATGGTAACCGCAGGGTTGATGTCACTGGCGTTCCTGGGCTTCACTGGTCTGGTCAGCGTTTAA
- the rsxB gene encoding electron transport complex subunit RsxB, whose translation MWTGIIIAVLVLLALAMVFGGLLGFASEQFKVEGNPLVDQIDALLPQTQCGQCGFPGCRPYAESIAEGGPINKCPPGGESTIKALADLLDIEPQPLDAEHGVEQAKRVAVIREDECIGCTKCIQACPVDAILGAAKHMHTVIESECTGCDLCVEPCPVDCIDMVTVEPDIRTWTWTPPEPDIIATDRRGVSA comes from the coding sequence ATGTGGACAGGCATCATTATCGCTGTTCTGGTACTGCTGGCCCTTGCCATGGTCTTTGGCGGTCTGCTGGGCTTTGCGTCGGAACAGTTCAAGGTCGAAGGCAACCCCCTGGTGGACCAGATTGACGCGTTGCTCCCTCAAACCCAGTGCGGCCAGTGTGGTTTCCCCGGCTGCCGGCCCTACGCCGAATCTATCGCCGAGGGCGGCCCTATCAATAAGTGCCCACCGGGTGGCGAGTCCACTATCAAGGCGCTGGCGGATCTGCTTGATATCGAACCCCAGCCGCTGGATGCAGAGCATGGCGTCGAGCAGGCCAAACGGGTTGCCGTGATTCGCGAGGATGAATGCATAGGCTGTACCAAATGCATTCAGGCATGCCCGGTAGATGCGATTCTTGGCGCAGCCAAGCACATGCATACGGTCATTGAAAGCGAGTGCACCGGCTGCGATCTCTGTGTTGAGCCCTGCCCCGTTGACTGTATCGATATGGTGACGGTTGAGCCCGACATTCGGACCTGGACCTGGACACCACCGGAACCGGACATCATCGCTACCGACCGCCGGGGAGTGAGCGCCTGA
- the rsxC gene encoding electron transport complex subunit RsxC, with protein MTQLWNFSGGVHPAENKHQSTARPVRVAGIPDLLVLPLQQHIGEPAEAVVNRGDRVLKGQKIADVTMGMGVPIHAPTSGIIENIADLPVPHPSGMNDRCITLKPDGEDQWLPLSPISDYRGMERDEVLRIIREAGVCGLGGAGFPTDIKLRPPRDRKVSTLILNGAECEPYITADDMTMREQADEVVAGLKIMAWILRPERCVIGVEDNKPEAVDAMRKATEGTQIELAVIPTKYPSGGEKQLIEILTGMEVPSGGIPADIGVMCQNIGTAVAVARAVFEGKPLISRIVTITGEAVREPGNFEALIGTPVEYLLEQAGLEAERVSRLVMGGPMMGYTLHTTAVPVIKTSNCVIAATAVELPAPPPEQPCIRCGECAEVCPMGLLPQQLFWHSKASEFEKAEHLNLFDCIECGACSYVCPSSIPLVQYYRYAKGEIRIQKAEQLKADRARERFEARQARLEREQQEKEQRRKERAKAAAEAQAKKQAEAQNASAEGEATDERAAKAALVQQALARKKAKADTAKTDADVPAGETPDIPDLEKQLAHAQSKLATMQGMLDDAKAQQADNVDKLERAVAKNHDRVKRAENALADARKQLANQTESQSTD; from the coding sequence ATGACTCAGTTATGGAACTTCTCCGGCGGCGTTCATCCTGCCGAAAACAAGCATCAGTCCACGGCCCGCCCAGTTCGCGTTGCCGGCATACCTGACCTACTGGTTCTGCCGTTGCAGCAGCATATCGGAGAGCCCGCCGAAGCAGTTGTGAACAGGGGTGACCGCGTACTCAAAGGTCAGAAAATAGCCGATGTGACCATGGGCATGGGGGTTCCAATCCACGCCCCAACGTCAGGAATCATTGAAAATATTGCTGATTTACCTGTTCCCCACCCTTCCGGCATGAACGACCGCTGTATCACACTGAAACCGGACGGCGAAGACCAGTGGTTACCACTGTCTCCCATCAGTGACTATCGCGGGATGGAAAGGGACGAAGTGCTAAGAATTATCCGCGAAGCCGGAGTATGCGGACTGGGGGGCGCAGGCTTCCCCACCGATATCAAGTTGCGCCCTCCCCGGGACCGGAAAGTCAGCACGCTGATTCTCAATGGCGCCGAATGCGAGCCCTACATTACCGCCGATGACATGACCATGCGAGAGCAGGCCGACGAGGTTGTGGCCGGCCTCAAGATCATGGCCTGGATTCTTCGCCCCGAGCGCTGCGTGATTGGCGTCGAAGACAACAAGCCCGAAGCTGTTGATGCCATGCGCAAAGCCACTGAGGGCACGCAAATCGAACTTGCGGTAATTCCGACCAAGTACCCGTCCGGTGGTGAAAAGCAGCTCATTGAGATTCTCACGGGCATGGAAGTGCCCAGCGGTGGTATACCCGCGGACATCGGCGTTATGTGCCAGAACATCGGAACGGCAGTTGCCGTCGCCAGGGCCGTCTTCGAAGGCAAGCCCCTGATTTCCCGGATTGTCACTATTACCGGCGAGGCCGTTCGGGAACCAGGCAATTTCGAGGCACTTATTGGCACGCCGGTCGAGTACCTGCTGGAACAGGCCGGCCTCGAGGCTGAGAGGGTTAGCCGGCTTGTGATGGGCGGCCCCATGATGGGTTACACACTGCATACCACCGCTGTCCCCGTCATCAAGACGAGCAATTGCGTGATCGCCGCCACGGCCGTCGAACTGCCCGCACCGCCGCCTGAACAGCCCTGCATCCGCTGCGGTGAGTGTGCCGAAGTTTGCCCCATGGGGCTGCTGCCCCAGCAACTATTCTGGCATTCCAAAGCGTCCGAGTTTGAAAAAGCAGAGCATCTGAATCTGTTTGACTGCATCGAGTGCGGTGCCTGCTCTTACGTATGCCCCAGTTCGATTCCCCTGGTGCAGTACTATCGCTATGCCAAGGGCGAAATTCGTATTCAAAAAGCCGAACAGCTGAAGGCTGACCGAGCAAGGGAACGTTTTGAAGCTCGCCAGGCCCGCCTGGAGCGCGAGCAACAAGAGAAAGAACAGCGCCGCAAAGAACGCGCAAAAGCGGCAGCCGAGGCCCAGGCGAAGAAGCAGGCGGAAGCCCAGAACGCCTCTGCGGAAGGCGAGGCAACAGACGAGCGAGCAGCCAAGGCGGCTCTGGTTCAACAGGCACTTGCCCGCAAAAAGGCCAAGGCCGATACCGCAAAAACCGACGCTGATGTGCCTGCTGGGGAAACGCCCGACATTCCGGACCTGGAAAAACAGCTCGCTCATGCGCAATCCAAGCTTGCGACCATGCAGGGCATGCTGGATGACGCCAAAGCGCAGCAGGCCGATAACGTGGACAAGCTGGAACGGGCAGTCGCGAAGAACCATGACCGGGTAAAGCGAGCGGAAAACGCCTTGGCGGATGCCCGCAAACAACTGGCAAATCAGACAGAATCCCAGTCAACCGATTAA
- the rsxD gene encoding electron transport complex subunit RsxD: MAFVQQSSPHAHNARPTSRVMLWVIIAALPGLLAQTLFFGWGNLINVIWCIAVALASEAAILALRNKPVAFFLKDNTAAVTGLLLGLSLPQFLPLWVSAIAVISAIVVAKQLYGGLGSNPFNPAMVGYALVLISFPVAMTTNWAEPAMLWKGAPGFGETLGTIISAKQTAVDGWTMATPLDEYKHKIATHTAEEVLRHPTFGTGVARGWEWVNAAFLAGGLLLVVLRIITWHIPVAFLAGLTIMSLAFGNNADQYAPVTLHLLAGGTMLGAFFIATDPVSAATSHQGKLIYGAGIGILIYLIRTWGNYPDAVAFSVLLMNFAVPFIDHYTPPRTYGHHKPRRGLASRDQG; this comes from the coding sequence ATGGCATTTGTTCAACAGTCGTCACCCCATGCCCACAATGCCCGCCCCACCTCGCGGGTCATGCTCTGGGTGATTATTGCCGCTCTGCCGGGCCTGTTGGCCCAGACCCTGTTCTTCGGCTGGGGCAATCTGATCAATGTCATTTGGTGCATAGCCGTGGCACTGGCTTCCGAAGCGGCCATTCTGGCGCTCCGGAACAAGCCGGTGGCATTCTTTCTCAAAGACAATACCGCTGCGGTAACCGGCCTCTTGCTGGGCCTGTCCCTGCCCCAGTTTTTACCTCTGTGGGTATCTGCCATTGCGGTTATTTCTGCCATTGTCGTCGCCAAACAGCTGTACGGCGGCCTCGGCTCCAATCCGTTCAACCCTGCCATGGTCGGTTACGCCCTCGTGCTTATCTCCTTCCCGGTTGCCATGACCACCAACTGGGCCGAGCCTGCCATGCTCTGGAAAGGCGCTCCCGGTTTTGGTGAAACCCTGGGCACCATTATCTCCGCCAAGCAAACCGCTGTGGACGGCTGGACGATGGCAACCCCCCTGGACGAGTACAAACACAAAATCGCAACACACACCGCCGAGGAAGTGCTCAGACACCCCACTTTTGGCACTGGCGTTGCCCGGGGCTGGGAATGGGTTAATGCCGCATTCCTGGCCGGAGGGCTGTTGCTGGTAGTCCTTCGGATCATCACCTGGCATATCCCGGTTGCTTTCCTGGCCGGGCTAACCATCATGAGCCTGGCTTTCGGTAATAACGCAGATCAGTATGCCCCGGTAACGCTTCATCTCCTGGCCGGAGGCACCATGCTCGGGGCCTTCTTCATTGCGACGGATCCGGTTTCTGCTGCTACCAGCCATCAGGGCAAACTGATCTATGGGGCGGGCATCGGAATTCTCATTTACCTGATTCGAACCTGGGGCAACTACCCCGATGCCGTGGCTTTCAGCGTTCTGTTGATGAACTTTGCGGTGCCATTCATCGACCATTACACACCACCAAGAACCTACGGGCATCACAAGCCCCGTCGGGGTCTGGCAAGCAGGGATCAGGGATAG
- the rsxG gene encoding electron transport complex subunit RsxG gives MAALGQSIRRSAIGLGLFAVITGGTIAVTQAFTEQRIQEQAARAEAKALFEIIPESMRDNDLLKDTVQLPASDQLATKGPLTVWVARRGSQPTGIIMPVIATDGYSGNIKLLVGVDMEGTILGVRVTSHKETPGLGDRIETKKSPWIRSFDGRSLGEPPHREWNVKKNGGDFDEFTGATITPRAVVKAVKKALIYFRKNREAIRERLNETPQMRDGALSPESIAGESTRSEHS, from the coding sequence ATGGCAGCACTTGGGCAGTCAATACGTCGCAGCGCCATTGGCCTTGGTCTGTTCGCTGTGATCACCGGAGGCACCATCGCCGTTACCCAAGCCTTCACCGAACAGCGAATCCAGGAACAGGCGGCCCGGGCCGAGGCCAAGGCATTGTTCGAGATCATTCCGGAAAGCATGCGTGACAATGACCTGCTAAAAGATACCGTTCAGCTCCCCGCCAGCGACCAACTGGCAACCAAAGGCCCATTGACTGTTTGGGTTGCCCGTCGGGGCAGTCAGCCGACCGGCATCATCATGCCCGTCATTGCGACCGACGGCTATTCCGGGAATATCAAGCTACTTGTCGGAGTAGACATGGAAGGTACAATTCTGGGAGTGCGCGTCACCAGCCATAAGGAAACCCCTGGGCTCGGAGACCGCATTGAAACCAAAAAGTCTCCCTGGATCAGGAGCTTTGACGGGCGTTCACTGGGCGAGCCGCCCCATCGGGAGTGGAACGTCAAGAAAAACGGCGGAGACTTCGATGAGTTTACCGGCGCGACAATCACACCCAGGGCGGTGGTCAAAGCAGTAAAGAAGGCCCTGATCTATTTCCGCAAAAACCGGGAAGCGATCAGGGAACGTCTTAACGAAACGCCACAAATGAGGGACGGTGCCCTTTCTCCGGAATCCATTGCCGGTGAGTCAACCCGTTCGGAGCATTCATAA